A genomic region of Psychrobacter sp. M13 contains the following coding sequences:
- the rpmC gene encoding 50S ribosomal protein L29 — translation MKISELRDKSLEELTQLLDEKQLDAFRIRMAKATGQLGNTHEVRGNRRTIAQLQTLINEKQRGDS, via the coding sequence ATGAAGATCAGTGAATTACGTGATAAATCATTAGAAGAACTGACTCAGTTACTTGATGAAAAGCAACTTGATGCTTTCCGTATTCGTATGGCTAAAGCAACGGGTCAGTTGGGGAATACCCATGAAGTTCGTGGTAATCGTCGTACGATCGCCCAGCTTCAGACTTTGATTAACGAGAAACAACGAGGCGACTCATGA
- the rpsQ gene encoding 30S ribosomal protein S17: MSDNNQATNASLLTGRVVSDKMDKSITVLIERLVRHPLYGKQLRRSTKIKAHDENNVCQQGDLVRIKETRPISKTKAWTLVEVIEKVEKI, encoded by the coding sequence ATGAGCGATAACAATCAAGCAACTAACGCAAGCTTATTGACCGGTCGAGTTGTGAGCGACAAGATGGATAAGTCCATCACAGTTTTGATTGAGCGTCTGGTTCGTCATCCTTTGTATGGCAAGCAGCTTCGTCGTTCAACCAAAATCAAAGCTCATGATGAGAACAACGTTTGCCAACAAGGCGACCTTGTCCGTATCAAAGAGACGCGTCCAATTTCGAAAACTAAAGCTTGGACTTTAGTGGAAGTGATTGAGAAAGTAGAAAAAATCTAA
- the rplN gene encoding 50S ribosomal protein L14, with amino-acid sequence MIQVESMLEVADNSGARRVQCIKVLGGSHRRYASVGDIIKVTVKEAIPRGRVKKGDVMNAVVVRTKKGVRRPDGSVIRFDDNAAVLLNQNKAPIATRIFGPVTRELRGDQFMKIVSLAPEVL; translated from the coding sequence ATGATTCAGGTTGAATCTATGCTGGAAGTTGCAGATAATAGCGGTGCAAGACGAGTTCAGTGCATTAAAGTACTGGGTGGTTCTCATCGTCGTTATGCATCAGTCGGCGATATCATCAAAGTAACGGTAAAAGAAGCCATTCCTCGCGGTCGTGTCAAAAAAGGCGATGTGATGAATGCAGTAGTTGTACGTACCAAAAAAGGCGTTCGTCGCCCTGATGGTTCGGTTATTCGTTTTGACGACAATGCTGCGGTATTGTTGAACCAAAACAAAGCACCGATTGCAACTCGTATTTTTGGACCGGTAACTCGTGAACTACGTGGTGATCAGTTTATGAAAATTGTATCCCTAGCACCAGAAGTATTGTGA
- the rplX gene encoding 50S ribosomal protein L24 — MAKLRKGDTVIVIAGKDKGKQGTVQAVKNDRIKVEGINIVTKHQKPNQATGVEGGILKQEAFLHISNVAILNAQTQKADRITYQKNDDGVKQRVYRSNGEVVATA; from the coding sequence ATGGCTAAATTACGTAAAGGCGATACAGTTATCGTGATTGCTGGTAAAGACAAAGGCAAGCAAGGTACTGTTCAAGCTGTTAAAAATGACCGTATTAAAGTTGAAGGCATTAACATTGTCACTAAACATCAGAAGCCAAATCAGGCGACTGGCGTTGAGGGCGGCATTTTAAAGCAAGAAGCTTTTTTACATATCTCAAATGTCGCAATTTTAAATGCGCAAACCCAAAAAGCAGACCGTATTACTTACCAAAAGAATGATGATGGCGTTAAACAACGCGTTTATCGTTCGAATGGTGAAGTTGTGGCGACTGCGTAA
- the rplE gene encoding 50S ribosomal protein L5 yields MARLKALYNDELKQKIKEELALDNVMQVPKITKITLNMGVGGASQDKKLLEGAVADMTAIAGQKPVVTKARKSIAGFKIREEWPIGCKVTLRGEQMYEFLDRLIAVAIPRVRDFRGFSPKAFDGRGNYSLGIKEQIVFPEVDFDKIDRIRGMDVTITTSATTDDEGRALLKAFGFPFK; encoded by the coding sequence ATGGCAAGATTAAAAGCTTTATATAACGATGAACTAAAGCAAAAGATTAAAGAAGAACTTGCTTTAGATAATGTGATGCAAGTGCCTAAAATCACTAAAATCACTTTAAACATGGGTGTAGGCGGCGCGTCTCAAGACAAGAAATTGCTTGAAGGTGCAGTAGCTGATATGACCGCGATTGCTGGTCAAAAACCTGTAGTCACCAAAGCGCGTAAATCAATTGCAGGCTTTAAGATTCGTGAAGAATGGCCAATCGGTTGCAAAGTAACGCTACGCGGTGAGCAAATGTACGAATTTTTAGATCGTCTCATTGCCGTTGCTATTCCTCGTGTTCGTGACTTTCGTGGTTTTTCACCTAAAGCCTTTGATGGACGTGGTAACTATTCACTGGGTATCAAAGAGCAAATCGTATTCCCAGAAGTAGACTTTGACAAGATTGATCGTATCCGTGGTATGGATGTGACTATCACAACGTCAGCTACTACTGATGACGAAGGTCGTGCGCTACTTAAAGCATTCGGCTTCCCATTTAAATAA
- the rpsN gene encoding 30S ribosomal protein S14, giving the protein MAKKSMINRELKREKMVAKYADKRLKLKATINDINATDEERMDAMLELQALPRNSSPVRLRNRCAITGRPHGYFRKFGLSRNMLRERVMQGDVPGVRKASW; this is encoded by the coding sequence ATGGCAAAGAAGAGCATGATTAACCGCGAATTAAAGCGCGAAAAAATGGTTGCTAAGTACGCTGATAAGCGCCTTAAGCTAAAAGCGACTATCAACGATATCAATGCAACTGACGAAGAGCGTATGGATGCGATGCTAGAGCTACAAGCCCTACCACGTAACTCATCGCCTGTACGTCTGCGCAATCGTTGTGCTATCACAGGTCGTCCTCATGGTTATTTCCGCAAGTTTGGCTTATCACGCAATATGTTGCGTGAGCGTGTCATGCAAGGTGATGTACCTGGTGTTCGTAAAGCAAGCTGGTAA
- the rpsH gene encoding 30S ribosomal protein S8: MSMQDTVGDMLTRIRNAQMANKVSVAMPSSKLRKSIADLLVSEGYVASAEVKAEDNNKATLTIELKYFEGKAVIETIQRYSRPGLRQHRGKDAIPTVKQGMGVAIVSTSQGIMSDRAARAAGIGGEIVAFVA; encoded by the coding sequence ATGAGTATGCAAGATACTGTTGGGGATATGCTAACCCGTATTCGTAACGCCCAAATGGCTAATAAAGTTTCAGTAGCTATGCCAAGCTCTAAGCTACGTAAATCTATCGCTGACTTATTGGTTAGTGAAGGTTATGTTGCTAGTGCTGAAGTTAAAGCTGAAGATAACAACAAAGCAACGCTAACTATCGAATTAAAGTACTTCGAAGGCAAAGCCGTTATCGAAACTATCCAACGTTACAGCCGTCCTGGTTTACGCCAGCATCGCGGTAAAGACGCTATCCCTACTGTAAAACAAGGTATGGGTGTTGCTATCGTATCAACTAGCCAAGGTATCATGAGCGATCGTGCTGCACGCGCTGCTGGTATCGGTGGTGAAATCGTCGCATTTGTAGCGTAA
- the rplF gene encoding 50S ribosomal protein L6, protein MSRVAKAPVTLPSGVSVTLNDRQVEVKGKNGTLSLRLHELVELKQEDDAIILSPTVDSKEAMMHTGTVRALLNNHVKGVTEGFEKRLQLIGVGYRAQATGDKVTLNVGYSHPVEYTLPESVSAETPTQTEIVLKSNDKQQLGQAAANIRGFRPPEPYKGKGIRYSDEHVIRKEAKKK, encoded by the coding sequence ATGTCTCGTGTGGCTAAAGCCCCGGTAACACTGCCTAGCGGCGTAAGTGTTACTTTGAACGATCGGCAGGTCGAAGTGAAAGGCAAGAACGGTACTTTGTCTTTACGCCTGCACGAATTGGTCGAGCTGAAACAGGAAGATGATGCTATCATTCTCTCACCTACAGTCGATTCAAAAGAAGCTATGATGCATACTGGCACCGTCCGCGCTTTGCTTAACAACCATGTTAAGGGCGTAACTGAAGGCTTTGAGAAACGTCTTCAATTGATTGGTGTTGGTTATCGTGCACAAGCTACTGGCGATAAAGTAACCTTGAACGTCGGTTACTCACATCCAGTAGAATACACGTTACCTGAAAGTGTGTCAGCTGAAACCCCAACGCAAACTGAAATCGTTTTGAAATCAAACGATAAACAGCAGCTTGGACAAGCTGCGGCTAATATCCGTGGTTTCCGCCCACCAGAGCCTTATAAAGGCAAAGGTATTCGTTATAGTGACGAGCATGTGATTCGCAAAGAAGCCAAGAAAAAATAA
- the rplR gene encoding 50S ribosomal protein L18 — protein sequence MFDKKAARLRRAKKTRAHIRVLGAHRLTVNRTPKHIYAQIISPNGGEVIAQASTLDGSLRSGATGNTDAATSVGQLIAERAKAAGITKVAFDRSGFKYHGRVKALAEAARENGLEF from the coding sequence ATGTTTGATAAAAAAGCAGCTCGTCTACGTCGAGCAAAGAAAACCCGCGCGCATATCCGTGTTTTAGGTGCACATCGCCTTACGGTTAATCGTACGCCAAAGCATATCTATGCCCAGATTATCTCTCCGAACGGTGGTGAAGTGATTGCACAGGCATCTACCTTAGACGGCAGTCTGCGTTCAGGCGCAACTGGTAACACTGATGCAGCGACGTCTGTAGGCCAATTAATCGCAGAGCGCGCAAAGGCAGCTGGCATTACTAAAGTTGCTTTTGACCGTAGTGGTTTTAAATATCATGGTCGAGTAAAAGCTTTAGCTGAAGCTGCTCGCGAAAACGGATTGGAGTTTTAA
- the rpsE gene encoding 30S ribosomal protein S5 encodes MARNDNRNDKNEQSDGLVERLVTVDRVAKVVKGGRIFSFTALTVVGDGNGRVGFGRGKAREVPAAIQKALEAAKRNMITVELNDATLYHPIKSRHGASKVYMQPASEGTGVIAGGAMRAVLEVAGVKDVLTKCYGSTNTANVVRATFNGLRDMSTPEKMAAKRGKSVDEILG; translated from the coding sequence ATGGCTAGAAATGACAATAGAAATGATAAAAATGAACAAAGTGATGGTCTGGTAGAGCGTTTGGTTACTGTTGATCGCGTTGCTAAAGTCGTTAAAGGTGGTCGTATTTTCTCGTTCACTGCATTGACTGTCGTTGGCGATGGCAATGGCCGTGTTGGTTTCGGTCGCGGTAAAGCCCGTGAAGTGCCAGCTGCTATTCAAAAAGCACTAGAAGCTGCTAAGCGCAATATGATTACTGTTGAGCTAAATGATGCAACTTTATATCATCCGATCAAATCACGTCATGGCGCAAGTAAAGTCTATATGCAGCCTGCATCTGAAGGTACTGGCGTAATTGCCGGTGGCGCAATGCGTGCCGTATTAGAAGTTGCTGGTGTTAAAGACGTTTTGACTAAATGTTATGGTTCTACCAACACTGCTAACGTGGTTCGCGCTACGTTCAATGGTTTACGTGATATGTCAACTCCAGAAAAGATGGCAGCAAAACGTGGTAAATCTGTAGACGAAATTTTGGGCTAA
- the rpmD gene encoding 50S ribosomal protein L30 encodes MKTMKVTQFKSGAHRLKSHKASLKGLGLRRINHTVEVEDTPSTRGMVNRVNYMVRVEEA; translated from the coding sequence ATGAAAACAATGAAAGTTACTCAGTTTAAATCGGGTGCCCATCGCCTCAAGAGCCACAAAGCTAGCTTGAAAGGATTGGGTTTACGTCGTATTAATCACACTGTAGAAGTTGAAGATACTCCTTCAACTCGTGGTATGGTCAATCGCGTTAACTACATGGTAAGAGTGGAGGAAGCGTAA
- the rplO gene encoding 50S ribosomal protein L15: MGLRLNELSPGVGAKKTAQRRGRGIGSGLGKTGGRGVKGQKSRSGSSIRSGFEGGQMPLYRRLPKFGFTSKMAMTTAEVRLSELNKVEGDVISVATLKTANIIRHDMKRARIILSGEVTKAYTFQGVKVTKGAKQAIEAAGGSIEE, translated from the coding sequence ATGGGACTTAGATTAAATGAATTATCACCAGGTGTTGGCGCCAAGAAAACTGCCCAACGTCGTGGTCGTGGTATCGGTTCAGGCCTTGGTAAAACAGGCGGCCGTGGTGTAAAAGGTCAGAAGTCACGTTCAGGTTCTAGCATACGCTCAGGATTTGAAGGTGGTCAAATGCCATTATACCGTCGTCTACCAAAATTTGGTTTTACCAGTAAGATGGCAATGACGACTGCTGAAGTACGTCTGTCTGAACTTAATAAAGTTGAAGGCGATGTAATCAGTGTTGCTACCCTAAAAACAGCTAACATTATCCGTCATGATATGAAGCGTGCGCGCATCATCTTGTCAGGTGAAGTCACTAAAGCTTATACCTTCCAAGGTGTAAAAGTGACTAAAGGCGCCAAGCAGGCAATCGAAGCTGCTGGTGGTAGCATCGAGGAGTAG
- the secY gene encoding preprotein translocase subunit SecY has protein sequence MSKQSVSSSGIPLNPFAFIRKYDELWSRLLFLIGALIVYRLGSHIPVPGINPVNLADLFSRNENTILSMFNMFSGGALERMSIMALGIMPYISASIIVQMMSAVLPSLEALKKEGEAGRRKLNKYTRQGTLGLALVQSLGMCAGLISQNLTLSSGLTFYIPAVTSLVAGAMFLMWLGEQITERGVGNGISMLIFASIVAGTPGMISQSIEQVNQGQMNLIVLFIFVVLGVAVTAGIVYIERAQRQVPVNYAQKQQQGRKIYAQQQSHLPLKINMAGVIPAIFASSLLLFPASLGQWVGHSTDPTFVQKILQNMALVLSPGQPLYLVLFGAMIIFFCYFYTALVFSPREVAENLKRSGAYIPGIRPGQQTQRYLDHVLNRLTFIGAMYMTVICLMPMLIQSGFGVPFNLGGTSLLIMVVVVMDFISQIQAHLMTHQYHDQTLIQSPNQP, from the coding sequence GTGTCAAAACAATCAGTGTCATCGTCAGGCATTCCGCTCAACCCATTCGCTTTTATACGTAAGTATGATGAGCTATGGTCGCGTCTGCTATTTTTGATCGGCGCATTGATTGTTTATCGTTTAGGGTCACATATTCCTGTACCTGGCATTAATCCTGTCAATTTAGCCGATCTGTTCTCACGTAATGAGAATACCATCTTGAGCATGTTTAACATGTTCTCAGGTGGGGCATTAGAGCGGATGTCTATTATGGCACTCGGTATTATGCCGTATATTTCGGCGTCTATTATTGTACAGATGATGTCAGCAGTACTACCTTCGCTTGAAGCGCTTAAAAAAGAAGGCGAGGCGGGACGACGTAAGCTAAATAAGTATACTCGTCAGGGGACACTTGGATTGGCTTTGGTACAATCTTTGGGGATGTGTGCAGGTCTTATCAGTCAGAATTTGACGTTATCAAGTGGTCTTACCTTCTATATACCTGCAGTGACCTCACTGGTCGCAGGTGCTATGTTCTTAATGTGGCTTGGTGAGCAGATTACAGAGCGTGGGGTAGGTAACGGCATTTCAATGCTTATTTTTGCCAGCATTGTGGCGGGTACGCCAGGTATGATTTCGCAATCTATCGAACAGGTCAATCAAGGTCAAATGAACTTGATTGTACTCTTTATCTTTGTGGTATTAGGTGTCGCGGTAACTGCGGGTATCGTTTATATAGAACGTGCTCAGCGCCAAGTGCCTGTTAACTACGCACAAAAGCAGCAGCAAGGTCGCAAAATTTATGCTCAGCAGCAGTCACATTTGCCGCTGAAAATTAACATGGCTGGGGTTATTCCTGCTATTTTTGCTAGCTCTTTGTTATTGTTTCCAGCGAGTTTAGGACAGTGGGTTGGTCATTCAACAGATCCTACCTTTGTACAAAAGATATTGCAGAATATGGCGTTAGTATTGTCACCAGGACAGCCGCTATATTTAGTCTTGTTTGGTGCGATGATTATTTTCTTTTGCTATTTTTATACGGCATTGGTCTTTAGTCCGCGTGAAGTTGCTGAGAACCTTAAACGTAGCGGGGCTTATATCCCTGGTATTCGCCCTGGACAACAAACTCAACGTTATCTCGATCATGTATTGAACCGCTTGACCTTTATTGGCGCGATGTACATGACGGTGATATGTTTAATGCCTATGCTCATCCAGTCAGGTTTTGGTGTGCCGTTTAACCTCGGTGGTACGTCGTTACTGATTATGGTGGTTGTGGTAATGGACTTCATCTCGCAAATCCAAGCGCATTTGATGACCCATCAATATCATGATCAGACGTTAATTCAGTCGCCCAATCAGCCTTAA
- the rpmJ gene encoding 50S ribosomal protein L36, with protein MKVQASVKKICGSCKIVRRKGRVHVICTAEPRHKQRQG; from the coding sequence ATGAAAGTTCAAGCATCAGTAAAAAAGATTTGTGGTAGCTGTAAGATTGTCCGCCGCAAAGGTCGTGTACATGTTATCTGTACAGCAGAGCCACGCCATAAGCAACGTCAAGGTTAA
- the rpsM gene encoding 30S ribosomal protein S13, whose amino-acid sequence MARIAGVNIPDNKHAVISLTYIFGVGRTTAQKILEAVGIAPTTKVSQLDDTQLDAIRAQVANYMTEGDLRREVSMNIKRLVDLGCYRGIRHRRNLPVRGQNTKNNARTRKGPTRPLKR is encoded by the coding sequence ATGGCTCGTATTGCCGGTGTTAACATTCCGGATAATAAGCATGCTGTTATTTCACTAACTTACATCTTTGGTGTAGGCCGTACCACTGCTCAGAAAATCTTAGAAGCTGTTGGCATTGCCCCTACTACTAAAGTTAGTCAGTTAGATGATACGCAGTTAGATGCTATCCGTGCACAAGTTGCAAACTATATGACTGAAGGTGATCTTCGTCGTGAAGTTTCAATGAATATTAAGCGTTTAGTTGATCTTGGTTGTTACCGTGGCATCCGTCATCGCCGTAACCTGCCAGTTCGTGGTCAGAATACTAAGAACAACGCTCGTACGCGTAAGGGTCCTACACGCCCTCTCAAAAGATAA
- the rpsK gene encoding 30S ribosomal protein S11 translates to MAKDTRSRKKVARRSVSEGIAHIHASFNNTIVTITDRQGNALAWATSGGQGFRGSRKSTPFAAQVAAEVAGKAAQEYGVKNVDVLVKGPGPGRESAVRALGALGYKINSISDVTPIPHNGCRAPKKRRV, encoded by the coding sequence ATGGCAAAAGACACTCGCAGTCGCAAAAAGGTGGCTCGTCGTTCAGTATCGGAGGGCATTGCCCATATCCATGCGTCTTTTAATAACACCATTGTTACGATTACCGATCGTCAAGGTAATGCATTGGCTTGGGCCACTTCAGGTGGACAAGGCTTCCGTGGTTCACGTAAATCTACACCATTTGCAGCGCAGGTTGCAGCTGAGGTCGCTGGTAAAGCGGCTCAAGAGTATGGTGTTAAGAATGTCGATGTTTTGGTCAAAGGACCAGGACCGGGTCGTGAGTCTGCGGTAAGAGCACTAGGTGCATTGGGTTATAAAATTAACAGCATCTCTGATGTAACCCCAATCCCACACAATGGTTGCCGTGCGCCGAAAAAGCGCCGCGTCTAA
- the rpsD gene encoding 30S ribosomal protein S4, which yields MARYIGPKLKLSRREGTDLGLKSGVKPYDVKTKKAGRPPGQHGVSRNKTSEYALQLREKQKVKRIYGVLERQFANYYKEAARKRGATGENLLAMLESRLDNVVYRMGFGSTRAEARQLVSHRSIMVKKAGRDEFVRVNIPSIQLQDGDVIAVQEKSREQLRIQNALELASQRGIPEWLDVDNSKLQGTFKHAPDRIDLPAEINESLIVELYSK from the coding sequence ATGGCCCGTTATATTGGACCAAAACTGAAATTATCACGTCGCGAAGGTACGGACTTAGGTCTAAAATCTGGCGTGAAGCCGTATGATGTAAAAACCAAAAAAGCTGGTCGTCCACCAGGTCAACACGGTGTAAGCCGTAATAAGACTTCGGAATATGCACTACAGTTACGTGAAAAACAGAAAGTTAAGCGTATCTACGGTGTACTCGAGCGTCAGTTTGCTAACTACTATAAAGAAGCTGCTCGTAAGCGCGGCGCTACTGGTGAGAACTTGCTAGCTATGCTAGAGAGTCGCTTGGATAATGTGGTCTATCGCATGGGCTTTGGCTCAACTCGCGCAGAAGCCCGTCAGCTCGTTAGCCATCGTTCTATTATGGTAAAAAAAGCTGGCCGTGATGAGTTTGTTCGTGTGAACATTCCATCAATCCAGTTGCAAGATGGTGATGTCATCGCCGTTCAAGAGAAGTCTCGCGAACAACTACGTATTCAAAACGCATTAGAGCTTGCGTCACAACGTGGTATTCCAGAATGGCTAGATGTTGATAACAGCAAATTACAAGGCACATTTAAGCATGCGCCTGATCGTATCGATCTACCTGCTGAAATCAACGAAAGCTTGATCGTTGAGCTATACTCTAAGTAA
- the rpoA gene encoding DNA-directed RNA polymerase subunit alpha: protein MMLNATEFLTPNAINVDTVNETIAKVTLEPLERGFGHTLGNALRRILLSSLPGAAVIEAEIDGVDHEYSTLEGLQEDVLDLLLNLKGLAITLHDQNEVFLTLDKQGPGIITAADITLPHNVDIINPELVLGTLSERGHLKMRLRVVMGRGYEPANQRREDGDTKAIGRLKLDASFSPVLRVAYQVENARVEQRTDLDRLIIELETNGTIDPEEAIRKAATILQQQISIFVDLEAEEAPEPVKEKEEVDPVLLRPVDDLELTVRSANCLKAENIYYIGDLVQRSETELLKTPNLGKKSLTEIKDVLASKDLELGMRLDNWPPADLRVDDRFSYRSR, encoded by the coding sequence ATGATGCTAAATGCAACTGAGTTTCTAACGCCGAATGCCATTAATGTGGATACGGTCAATGAAACGATTGCCAAAGTCACACTCGAACCGTTAGAGCGCGGCTTTGGGCATACCTTAGGGAATGCTTTACGTCGTATCTTGTTATCTTCATTACCTGGTGCTGCAGTCATCGAAGCTGAGATTGATGGTGTTGACCATGAATACTCTACTTTAGAAGGTCTGCAAGAAGACGTGCTTGATCTGCTTTTAAACCTTAAAGGCTTAGCAATCACCCTTCATGATCAAAATGAAGTATTTTTGACCTTAGACAAACAAGGTCCAGGCATTATCACTGCTGCAGACATCACTTTGCCGCATAACGTCGATATTATCAATCCAGAATTGGTACTAGGAACGCTAAGCGAGCGCGGTCATCTTAAGATGCGTCTGCGTGTAGTTATGGGTCGTGGATATGAGCCAGCAAACCAGCGCCGTGAAGATGGTGATACCAAAGCGATTGGCCGCTTAAAGCTTGATGCAAGCTTTAGCCCAGTGCTACGTGTTGCTTATCAAGTTGAGAACGCTCGTGTTGAACAGCGTACTGATCTTGATCGTCTTATCATTGAGCTTGAAACCAATGGCACTATCGATCCAGAAGAAGCAATTCGTAAAGCTGCTACTATTTTACAACAACAGATTTCTATCTTTGTTGACCTAGAAGCTGAAGAAGCGCCTGAGCCTGTGAAAGAAAAAGAAGAGGTTGACCCAGTGCTACTACGCCCTGTGGATGATCTTGAACTAACGGTTCGCTCAGCCAACTGCTTAAAAGCTGAAAACATTTACTATATCGGTGATTTGGTACAGCGTTCAGAGACTGAACTACTAAAAACCCCAAATCTTGGTAAGAAATCATTAACCGAAATCAAGGACGTACTAGCGTCTAAAGATTTAGAGCTCGGTATGCGCCTAGATAACTGGCCACCCGCTGACTTACGTGTTGATGATCGCTTCTCTTATCGTAGCCGTTAA
- the rplQ gene encoding 50S ribosomal protein L17 — MRHRKSGVKLGRTGSHRKAMFQNMTNSLFEHELIKTTLPKAKELRRVAEPLITMAKEDSVANRRLAFSRMRDKAMVGKLFGTLGPRYQTRPGGYLRIIKCGNRDGDNAPMAYVELVDRD; from the coding sequence ATGCGCCATCGTAAGAGTGGAGTGAAGCTGGGTCGTACCGGCAGTCATCGTAAAGCTATGTTCCAGAACATGACCAACTCATTATTTGAGCATGAACTGATCAAAACGACTTTACCAAAAGCTAAAGAATTGCGCCGTGTTGCTGAGCCATTGATCACTATGGCTAAAGAAGACAGCGTTGCTAATCGTCGTTTGGCATTTAGTCGTATGCGCGATAAAGCTATGGTAGGTAAACTATTTGGTACTTTGGGTCCACGTTATCAAACGCGTCCAGGTGGCTATTTACGTATTATCAAATGTGGCAATCGCGATGGCGATAACGCACCTATGGCCTATGTAGAATTAGTTGATCGCGACTAA
- a CDS encoding L-threonylcarbamoyladenylate synthase, which translates to METFYIHPENPQPRLIEQAVELLRQDKLIVYPTDTSYAFGCRLGSKDALEKLKQIRELSDKHQFTLLCRDLSEIANYAAVDNIQFKQLKAHTPAPITFILNATKDVPKKLAHAKKKTIGIRVPSNPIAQALLAAMDEPILTSSLILPNSDEVMDDPFDIEEALGNQIDGLINAGVQTTKLTTIVDMTSSQVEIIRQGAADVSSLI; encoded by the coding sequence ATGGAAACCTTTTACATACATCCTGAGAACCCACAACCTCGCCTTATTGAACAGGCCGTCGAACTTTTACGCCAAGATAAGTTAATAGTATACCCAACAGATACCAGCTACGCCTTTGGCTGCCGTCTAGGATCAAAAGATGCGCTGGAGAAGCTGAAGCAAATTCGTGAGCTTAGCGATAAGCACCAGTTTACTCTACTGTGCCGCGACTTAAGTGAAATTGCCAACTATGCAGCAGTAGATAATATTCAGTTCAAACAACTAAAAGCGCACACTCCTGCACCCATAACTTTTATTCTAAACGCCACTAAAGATGTGCCGAAAAAGCTTGCCCATGCCAAGAAAAAAACCATTGGTATTCGAGTGCCAAGCAACCCTATTGCACAGGCATTATTAGCAGCGATGGATGAGCCTATTTTGACCAGCTCATTGATATTACCAAATAGTGATGAAGTGATGGATGATCCTTTCGATATCGAAGAAGCGTTAGGTAACCAGATAGATGGTCTTATTAATGCAGGTGTTCAGACTACTAAGCTGACCACCATTGTCGATATGACAAGCTCTCAGGTAGAAATCATTAGACAAGGGGCTGCTGACGTTAGTAGCTTGATTTAG
- a CDS encoding elongation factor P hydroxylase: MISDSTALDFTTLLPYKTAIDLLNRLDRHISDENKNWQQTIIKQAIANNADSLNTKLSSIKDIEQLATDWLIKLFDTLFAEQKVVLVRGAGEPEYFPATSSSPARIEFAHGFFSSALHEISHWCVAGQQRRKLSDFGYWYAADGRNKAQQQAFERVEIKPQALECLFTFACQRNFRVSQDNLFASFDTTDSTFATDVYNQAQYYIDYPQSLPSDAKTLLWALLFLHIKYIQ, translated from the coding sequence ATGATATCTGACTCTACCGCCCTAGATTTTACTACTTTATTGCCCTATAAAACGGCTATAGATCTATTAAACCGGCTTGATAGGCACATTAGTGATGAAAATAAAAACTGGCAGCAGACTATAATCAAGCAAGCGATAGCTAACAACGCAGATTCTTTGAATACAAAACTATCTTCTATAAAGGATATTGAGCAGCTTGCAACCGACTGGCTTATTAAACTATTTGACACTCTATTTGCTGAGCAAAAGGTAGTACTGGTACGTGGTGCGGGCGAGCCTGAGTATTTCCCTGCTACAAGCTCTAGTCCCGCTCGTATCGAGTTTGCTCATGGTTTCTTTTCTAGCGCCTTGCATGAGATCAGCCATTGGTGTGTCGCAGGTCAGCAGCGGCGCAAGCTTAGCGACTTCGGCTACTGGTATGCTGCTGATGGTCGCAATAAAGCACAACAACAAGCCTTTGAGCGCGTAGAAATTAAACCGCAAGCGTTAGAGTGTTTATTTACCTTCGCCTGTCAGAGAAACTTTCGAGTATCACAAGACAATCTATTTGCCTCTTTTGATACTACCGATAGCACCTTTGCTACTGATGTTTACAACCAAGCACAATATTACATTGATTATCCACAAAGCTTACCTAGCGATGCTAAAACTTTGTTGTGGGCACTACTATTTTTGCATATCAAATATATTCAATAG